One Dama dama isolate Ldn47 chromosome 31, ASM3311817v1, whole genome shotgun sequence genomic window carries:
- the LOC133050227 gene encoding DNA-directed RNA polymerases I and III subunit RPAC2-like, which yields MEEDQELERKMSGVKTSTAEGERKTALEMVQAAGTDRHCVTFVLHEEDHTLGNSLRYMIMKNPEVEFCGYTTTHPSESKINLRIQTRGALPAVEPFQRGLTELMNVCQHVLDKFEASIKEYKDQKASRNEATF from the coding sequence ATGGAAGAGGACCAGGAGCtggagagaaaaatgtctggagTGAAGACCTCAACGGCTGAAGGCGAGAGGAAGACAGCCCTGGAGATGGTCCAGGCGGCTGGGACAGATAGACACTGTGTGACATTTGTGTTGCACGAGGAGGACCATACCCTAGGAAATTCTCTCCGGTACATGATCATGAAGAACCCGGAAGTGGAATTCTGTGGTTACACTACAACCCATCCTTCAGAGAGCAAAATTAACTTGCGCATACAGACCCGAGGTGCCCTCCCCGCGGTCGAGCCCTTTCAGAGAGGCCTGACTGAGCTCATGAATGTCTGCCAGCATGTGCTTGACAAGTTCGAGGCCAGCATAAAGGAATATAAAGATCAAAAGGCCAGCAGAAACGAAGCCACATTCTAG